One bacterium genomic region harbors:
- a CDS encoding type II toxin-antitoxin system RelE/ParE family toxin — protein MEYKIYYVADEKGKCQVLDFVETLGTRFKARFFAYIHQLSKEGPLLPRPIADTLREGIHELRFNYKHQERILCFFMHQRNIFISHAFNKRGSSVPQKEIKKAILNRQNIKNLIVKGKFKLN, from the coding sequence ATGGAGTATAAGATCTACTATGTTGCTGATGAAAAAGGAAAATGCCAGGTACTGGATTTTGTTGAAACCCTGGGAACTCGATTTAAAGCACGGTTTTTTGCTTATATTCACCAGCTCTCAAAAGAAGGACCTCTATTACCACGTCCGATTGCAGATACATTGCGCGAAGGCATTCATGAATTGAGATTTAACTATAAACACCAGGAAAGAATTCTCTGTTTTTTTATGCATCAGCGAAATATCTTTATTTCTCATGCTTTTAACAAAAGGGGTTCAAGTGTTCCTCAAAAAGAGATAAAAAAAGCAATTTTGAATCGACAAAACATCAAAAATTTGATTGTCAAGGGGAAGTTTAAACTGAATTGA
- a CDS encoding ISNCY family transposase, whose product MRKDIIPMSTKELKKLHLVKKADEKLITQAQAADLLNITERQFRRIIQNYRLFGERGFVHQLRGKSSNRKFSDHFKQSIVSIYQKDFLGYKPTFFTEKLTSEFDISISKESVRLILAEHNLWTVRKKRLKHRTKRPRKLHRGELVQLDGSVHQWFDGTEGYCVLMLYIDDASSNVYARFYTYEGTIPAMDSFRRYIQRYGIPMAIYADLHSTYRNNNKKLSIEEQLAGVRADTQFSRALNQLSVNYIPAYSPQAKGRVERTFQTFQDRLVKKLHRLNVSSIKEANAFLDTCFLKDHNRRFAVAPANQTDLHRGALPVSTLNKFLCIQEKRSVAKDFTVRYENKILQLAVPTIAKQVMVHLFCNSSLAVFHKDKSLKFMDVTHKHLQPNNKNKKNLPFMPVIDPITLKEVPAQYTS is encoded by the coding sequence ATGCGAAAGGATATTATCCCCATGAGCACTAAAGAACTTAAAAAATTACATCTGGTCAAAAAAGCTGACGAAAAACTTATTACTCAAGCCCAGGCAGCCGATTTATTGAATATAACCGAGCGTCAATTCAGACGGATTATTCAAAATTATCGTCTTTTTGGAGAACGCGGATTCGTTCATCAACTACGCGGCAAATCTTCTAATAGAAAATTTTCCGATCATTTCAAGCAATCCATTGTTTCCATCTATCAAAAGGATTTTTTAGGCTATAAACCTACTTTTTTCACCGAAAAACTTACCTCTGAGTTTGATATTTCCATCAGTAAAGAATCCGTCCGCCTTATTTTGGCTGAACACAATCTCTGGACTGTTCGAAAAAAAAGGCTCAAACACAGAACCAAACGACCCAGGAAACTTCATCGCGGCGAACTTGTTCAACTTGATGGCTCTGTTCATCAGTGGTTTGACGGCACTGAAGGCTACTGTGTCCTTATGCTTTACATTGACGACGCCTCTTCCAACGTTTATGCCCGCTTCTACACTTATGAAGGAACTATCCCTGCCATGGATTCCTTTCGTCGTTATATTCAACGATATGGTATTCCTATGGCCATTTATGCTGATCTTCACAGCACTTATAGAAATAACAACAAAAAGCTTTCTATTGAAGAACAATTGGCCGGGGTGCGCGCCGACACACAATTCAGTCGTGCACTTAATCAATTATCGGTTAACTATATCCCGGCTTATTCTCCTCAAGCCAAAGGGCGTGTCGAACGGACTTTCCAGACTTTTCAAGACAGGCTTGTCAAAAAACTTCATCGCTTAAATGTTTCTTCCATCAAAGAAGCCAACGCTTTTTTGGACACCTGCTTTCTGAAAGACCATAACCGCCGATTTGCTGTTGCACCGGCTAATCAGACCGATTTGCACAGAGGCGCTCTCCCGGTCTCAACACTCAATAAATTTCTTTGTATCCAGGAAAAACGCTCTGTTGCTAAAGATTTCACTGTGCGCTACGAAAACAAAATTCTTCAACTCGCTGTTCCCACCATTGCAAAACAGGTTATGGTTCATTTATTTTGTAACAGCTCTCTTGCCGTTTTTCACAAGGACAAGTCTCTCAAATTCATGGATGTTACTCACAAACATCTTCAACCCAATAATAAAAACAAAAAGAATTTACCTTTTATGCCTGTTATTGATCCTATTACTTTAAAGGAGGTTCCGGCTCAGTATACTTCTTAA
- a CDS encoding HAD family hydrolase, whose product MSYQAVIFDLDGTLLDTIEDIAEAINHVLEKRHYPTHTVSQYKMLVGLGMGQLIIDALPETARDVTTVSMVTKEAEQAYSERWQNKSKPYVGVVELLKQLNLRGLKLAVLSNKPHAFTEVCVATLLSDSNFDQVMGAQESIPQKPAPDGAIKIAKALGLAVEQILYVGDSGTDMKTAKAAGIFAVGVSWGFRSEEELKATGADKIIHQPKELIELI is encoded by the coding sequence ATGTCTTACCAAGCAGTGATTTTTGATTTGGATGGAACGTTGTTGGATACGATTGAGGATATTGCGGAGGCAATCAACCATGTGCTGGAAAAACGTCATTATCCTACGCATACTGTTTCGCAATATAAAATGCTGGTGGGTCTGGGGATGGGGCAACTCATCATTGATGCGCTACCTGAAACAGCCAGAGATGTCACCACCGTGAGCATGGTGACAAAGGAGGCGGAGCAGGCGTATTCCGAGCGTTGGCAAAATAAAAGTAAACCGTATGTTGGTGTGGTTGAACTCTTGAAGCAATTGAACTTACGGGGATTAAAGCTAGCCGTTCTTTCCAATAAACCGCACGCCTTTACCGAAGTGTGTGTTGCAACATTATTATCTGATAGTAATTTTGATCAGGTGATGGGGGCACAGGAATCGATACCGCAAAAGCCAGCACCGGATGGGGCGATTAAAATTGCCAAAGCCTTAGGACTCGCGGTTGAACAAATTCTTTATGTGGGTGATTCTGGGACCGATATGAAAACCGCCAAGGCTGCTGGAATATTTGCCGTGGGGGTAAGTTGGGGGTTTCGGTCTGAAGAAGAATTAAAAGCAACTGGTGCAGATAAAATTATTCATCAGCCAAAAGAATTAATTGAACTGATATGA
- a CDS encoding metallophosphoesterase produces the protein MLELFLVRPNLGNPMMLTPEKLTHFEVTIAAKNPVLRNLALVRGLLMARPPKIARTDKPDKTYALTILKVKKLKNYAGFKADYSSQKLPITNTDHQYTRGFRFEFIVEVGLTEARIQQIKDQGDWPVLCNLEYNQKHNMHALYIHNALKDNQTFTIIQLSDLHVAHRNDTIPQLLSEVRTPQECETLKSRYINFNDHLRTAIAQINQRVKQGEAIVVAATGDLIDYYYDGFWDSEFIWKKGKAIGWENCNFNKLYQILIGSDGKGAGLQCPIFTVLGNHDYLIHETLPNVDINALSIKLSDKDSYRAFGLTVQEGREYCFWAYPKNKGKSPSLPERKLYKNYSEMPKGKQPFHLRRDVDLDTNHSYWMGKPHYEHLGFYLEKINYDVNFSITLGQQQLICLNTGPDRYGTKGDFISASSGIGSAPDYVHDYIHGGPHNRGISTEHIKLVNTAMKNETARGAVLIFTHAPLVGLQNDPTQGHEVLFEEQHAQMPKPPNLVSRFFSNLYGLNFMRGPFTSGIAMLNKMGYPLHQKKYFMRGQRDPQLNFGCADSLQTNTLFQLFGLIRRPAAKPVMVLSGHTHKAHEFRIEGPKTVQEKKNHIYAYFIDDYSKKIKQQSNLAKKWVWFKKNSPLLLTSGGMKNKVAMAPKYEEHYREIKIENDKLHSIDRVLLKARPLTTTLTPGCRPVGLRAANGNYVSADHGGGGWLVANRAQRRKWETFELFQWAGGKAAVRCHQGDYWRAEGGGGKAIKADKKHIQAHETFYMFSKGANQVIFQSKNGQYIALDREKRLVATSKQIGAAAKFTRVDIRG, from the coding sequence ATGCTAGAGTTGTTTTTAGTCCGTCCCAATTTAGGAAATCCGATGATGTTAACACCTGAAAAATTGACACATTTCGAGGTGACGATTGCGGCCAAGAACCCGGTGTTAAGGAACCTGGCTTTGGTAAGGGGATTGCTAATGGCGAGACCGCCCAAAATAGCCAGAACAGACAAACCCGATAAGACCTATGCGCTGACTATTTTAAAGGTCAAGAAACTAAAAAATTATGCCGGCTTCAAGGCTGATTACAGTAGCCAAAAATTGCCCATTACCAATACGGATCATCAGTATACGCGTGGGTTTCGATTTGAATTTATTGTTGAAGTCGGGTTGACAGAAGCCCGGATTCAACAAATCAAAGACCAGGGCGATTGGCCAGTACTCTGTAATTTGGAATATAATCAAAAACATAATATGCATGCACTGTATATTCACAACGCATTGAAAGACAATCAGACGTTTACTATTATTCAACTCTCAGATTTGCATGTGGCGCATCGCAATGACACCATTCCTCAACTGTTGAGTGAGGTCAGAACACCGCAAGAATGCGAGACCTTAAAAAGCCGGTATATTAATTTCAATGATCATCTTCGAACAGCAATTGCGCAGATTAATCAACGGGTGAAACAGGGCGAGGCGATTGTGGTCGCGGCGACCGGTGATTTGATTGATTACTATTATGATGGGTTTTGGGATAGTGAGTTTATCTGGAAAAAAGGAAAAGCGATTGGTTGGGAGAATTGTAATTTTAACAAGCTTTACCAAATTCTTATTGGTAGCGATGGAAAGGGTGCTGGGTTGCAGTGTCCTATTTTTACGGTGTTAGGCAATCATGATTACTTGATTCATGAAACTTTGCCGAATGTGGATATCAATGCGTTATCCATCAAACTGAGTGACAAGGATTCTTATCGTGCTTTTGGACTTACTGTGCAAGAGGGCCGGGAGTATTGTTTTTGGGCTTATCCCAAAAACAAAGGCAAATCACCTTCACTGCCTGAGCGAAAGTTGTATAAGAATTATAGTGAAATGCCAAAAGGCAAACAGCCTTTTCATCTTCGCCGGGATGTCGATTTGGATACGAACCATTCTTACTGGATGGGAAAACCCCACTATGAACATTTGGGGTTCTATCTTGAGAAAATAAATTATGATGTAAATTTTTCTATAACTTTAGGACAGCAGCAGTTGATCTGTCTGAATACCGGGCCGGATCGTTACGGAACAAAAGGGGATTTTATTAGCGCCAGCTCCGGAATCGGGAGCGCACCGGATTATGTACACGACTATATTCACGGTGGACCGCATAATCGGGGAATTTCAACCGAGCATATCAAGCTGGTAAACACGGCAATGAAAAATGAAACCGCGCGGGGCGCAGTGCTGATTTTTACCCACGCACCCCTGGTGGGTCTGCAAAATGATCCAACCCAAGGACACGAAGTGTTATTTGAAGAGCAACACGCACAGATGCCCAAGCCGCCGAATCTTGTGAGCCGATTTTTTAGTAATCTTTATGGATTGAATTTTATGCGCGGTCCGTTTACGTCTGGCATTGCGATGTTGAACAAAATGGGTTATCCACTTCACCAAAAAAAATATTTTATGCGCGGCCAGCGTGATCCACAGCTCAATTTTGGGTGTGCGGATAGCCTTCAAACCAACACACTATTTCAATTGTTTGGTTTGATACGTCGACCCGCTGCCAAACCTGTGATGGTACTCTCCGGGCATACCCATAAAGCGCATGAATTTCGGATTGAAGGGCCTAAGACGGTGCAGGAAAAAAAGAATCATATCTATGCTTATTTTATTGATGACTATTCAAAAAAAATAAAGCAACAAAGCAATCTTGCTAAAAAATGGGTTTGGTTTAAAAAGAACAGTCCCTTGCTGCTGACTTCCGGAGGCATGAAAAACAAGGTTGCCATGGCACCCAAATATGAGGAACATTATCGGGAAATTAAAATTGAAAACGACAAACTACACAGTATCGATAGAGTTCTATTAAAAGCAAGGCCTTTGACCACAACCCTAACACCGGGATGTCGACCTGTTGGTTTGCGTGCAGCCAATGGCAACTATGTAAGCGCAGATCATGGTGGTGGCGGTTGGCTGGTTGCGAATCGCGCCCAGCGTCGTAAATGGGAAACGTTTGAGCTTTTTCAATGGGCAGGGGGCAAAGCTGCCGTGCGATGTCATCAGGGCGACTATTGGCGTGCCGAAGGCGGCGGTGGTAAGGCGATTAAAGCAGACAAGAAACACATTCAAGCGCATGAGACTTTTTATATGTTTTCCAAGGGAGCCAATCAGGTTATTTTTCAATCGAAAAATGGACAGTATATTGCGCTGGATCGTGAGAAACGGTTGGTGGCCACATCCAAACAGATCGGCGCAGCCGCGAAATTTACGCGGGTCGATATCCGGGGATAA
- a CDS encoding helix-turn-helix transcriptional regulator encodes MKTIQHKDVLEKELKNPTFKKHYEEELVMASVAIKIAALRRKQQLTQKALAKKIHTTQQTISKWENDNYENIEIRSLQKIAKALNARLKIEIIPKRVHTTRI; translated from the coding sequence ATGAAGACAATACAGCATAAAGACGTTCTCGAAAAAGAACTCAAGAATCCAACATTTAAAAAACACTATGAAGAAGAACTAGTTATGGCATCGGTTGCAATTAAAATTGCTGCGTTGCGTCGCAAACAACAACTTACTCAAAAAGCACTCGCAAAGAAAATACATACAACACAGCAAACCATATCAAAGTGGGAAAATGATAATTATGAAAATATTGAGATTCGATCCTTACAAAAGATTGCCAAAGCACTCAATGCCAGATTGAAAATTGAAATCATTCCCAAAAGAGTACATACTACTAGAATTTAA